The following is a genomic window from Lentimicrobium sp. L6.
CTTAAGTATGGTCTTGGATGAGTTTAACGAGACGCTTAAGAAAACTACTTTTGTTGTTGGCCATAATATTGAATTTGATAATAATATCATTGGGGCTGAGTTTCATAGGAAAGACATCGATACTCCCCTTTTTGAGCGTACCAGTTTAGATACTAAAAATGAATCGACAAATTATTGTGCTATTCCTGGTGGAAAAGGAGGAAAGTTTAAATGGCCCAAACTTGGCGAACTCCATGAGAAATTATTTGGGGAAGCCTTCGATATGGCACATAATGCTGCTGCCGATGTGGAAGCCACCGCTCGTTGTTTTCTCGAACTTGTTCGACTCAAAGTTATTGAAGCAGGGAAATTGCATTTTTCTGAAGAACAATTTGAGGCTTTTCAACTGGCAAACCCAAATACTATCCAAGCTATAGGTTTAAATACTCAACCCTATGATGCAGTTGATCTAGATGAATCAGACTCCCCAGAAATCAGTATTCAAACTGAATTAGAAAAAGGTACTGTAAAGACCAAGACTATCCTTACTGGAGAGCTAAAATATTCACATTTACACTTACATACCCCATACTCTATCCTAGATGGAGCGACTTCTATTCCCCGTTTAGCAGAAAAAGCTTTAAATGATGGAATGGAAGCTGTTGCCATTACCGATCATGGTAATATGTTCGGAGTAAAAACATTTCACAAAATACTAACCGGAAAAGGTTTAAAGCCAATTTTAGGCTGTGAAGTTTATGTGGCACGAAGAGGAATGCACCGAAAAGAAGCCAAAATTGACGGTAGCGGTTGGCATTTGGTGTTATTGGCAAAAAATAGAGCTGGCTATCAGAACTTGATGAGAATGGTGAGTCTGTCTTGGTTAGAAGGAAATTATTACAAACCACGTATAGATAAAGAATTATTAAGTCAGAATTCAGAAGGATTAATTGCTCTTTCAGCTTGTTTAGGCGGTGAAGTGAATCAAAAACTGATGAATGAAAGCCAAGGAGAAGCAGAAAAAGCTGCCCTTTGGTATAAAGATTTATTTGGCGAAGATTTTTACCTCGAACTCCAAAGGCATCAGTCAGGAGATCCAGAATTAGATAGTAAAGTATATGAAGACCAGGTTTTTGTTAATCAGAAACTTTTGGAAATGGGCCATAAATACGGAATCAAAGTAGTTGCCACCAATGATGTCCATTTTGTAAATAAAGAAGATTCTGGAGCTCAAGATCGATTAATCTGTATCAGTACTGGAAAAAACATTGATGATCCAAGCCGTCTTAGGTATTCAGGTCAAGAATGGTTCAAAACTCAGAAAGAGATGATTGAACTATTTAAGGATCATCCTGAGTGCATTGCTCATACTCAAGAAATAGTTGATAAGGTGGAGAATTACCCTCTGAACTCCAAGCCTATCATGCCTGACTTTACTCTTCCTGAGGGTTTTACCGATGAAAATGAATATCTCAGGCATATTGTTTATGAAGGAGCACATATTCGTTGGGGAGCAGTTCTAACAGAAGAACTCATTGAGCGCTTAGATTTTGAACTGGAAACTATCAAAAAGATGGGATTCCCTGGCTATTTCCTTATTGTCTGGGATTTTTTGGTTGCAGCAAGAAATATGGGAGTTGTAGTGGGTCCCGGTCGTGGCTCTGCTGCTGGTTCTGCTGTGGCCTATTCTCTTCGTATCACAGAAATAGATCCTGTAAAATATAATCTACTGTTTGAGAGATTCCTGAATCCTGATCGTGTGTCCATGCCCGATATCGATATCGATTTCGATGATGAAGGTAGAGGAAGAATCATGGAATGGGTAGTGAATAAATATGGTGAGAAACGAGTAGCTCACATTGTGACATTCGGTAGTTTGGCAGCAAAATCAGCTATTCGAGATGTGGGTAGAGTACAGCAATATCCACTATCAGAAACCATGTTACTCCAAAAACTTGTACCAACTCGACCGGGTATTTCATTAAAGGATGCTTTTAAAGAAGTTCCTGAACTGAATAATATAAAAAGAGGAAAAGGCGAGGCTGCCGATGTATTAAAATATGCCGAAGTATTGGAGGGCTCAGTTAGAAATACTGGTGTTCATGCTTGTGGTGTTATTATTGGCAAAGAAGATTTAGAGAATTATGTTCCTATTAGTACTGCAAAAGATTCAGAATTAAAATATGTAACTCAGTATGATGGAAAGCATGTTGAGGATATTGGTTTATTAAAGATGGATTTTTTGGGTTTAAAAACTCTGACCATTATTAAGCATGCCGTTGAGAATATCAAAGAATCGAAAGGTGTTGAAATAGATATTGAGAATGTAAACTTGGAAGATGAAAAGACCTACCAATTATATTCTGATGGCGATACTACCGGGTTATTCCAGTTTGAGTCGGCTGGAATGAAAAAGTATCTTAAGGAATTAAAGCCCACTCGTTTTGAGGATTTGATTGCTATGAATGCGCTCTATCGTCCTGGTCCTTTAGAATATATTCCTAGTTTTGTAAAGCGAAAAAATGGTTTAGAACCCATTGAATACGATCTTCCAATGATGAAAGAATACCTGGAAGAAACCTATGGTATCACAGTTTACCAAGAACAGGTGATGCTTCTTTCTCGCCAGCTGGCTAATTTTACTCGTGGACAATCCGATTCACTCCGTAAAGCCATGGGTAAGAAGATTAAAGCCATGATGGATGAGTTGAAAGTATTATTTATTGAAGGTTGTAAAGCTAATGAGCGATTCATGAAGGAATGTACGGAGACAAAAAAGAATCCAGACAAACTTATCAATAAAATTTGGGGTGACTGGGAAGCTTTTGCTAAATATGCTTTCAATAAATCTCATGCCACTTGTTATTCCTATGTTTCTTATCAAACGGCATATTTAAAAGCCCATTATCCAGCTGAATTTATGGCCGCTGTACTGAGTAATAATATGAGTGATATTGAGAAAGTGACATTCTTTATCGATGATTGCAGAAATCAAGGATTTAAGGTTTTAGGTCCAGACATTAATGAATCAGGAACTAATTTTGCAGTTAATAAAGATGGAGATATTCGCTTTGGATTAAATGCCATCAAAGGAGTTGGAGGTGCTGCTGCCGATATGATTATAGAGGAACGCAGAGAAAATGGCAAGTATAAAGGTATTTTTGGCATGGTCAAACGAGTTAACCTTCGTTCAGTTAACAAGAAGAGTTTAGAATCTATGGTCTATGCCGGTGCTTTCGATAGTTTTGAGAAAACACCACGTCATGTCTTCTTCCATATGGAAAATGGCTCAACTTTTTTAGAGAAAATCATTCAATATGGACATAAGTTTCAAGCGGAACAAAACTCTAATCAAGGAAGTTTATTTGGAGACTTAGGCTCTGTAGAATTGCCTGATCCAGAAATTCCAGAGACTGAACCTTGGTCACAACTCGAATCATTAAAAAGGGAAAATGATGTGGTAGGATTTTATCTATCTGGCCATCCTCTAGATACTTATAGTATGGAACTTAAGCAATTTTGCAATAGCGATATCAAAAGCTTCAATGCTGTGATGGAAAGGCTGAATCAAATTGTGATGAATACCGAAAAGGACAAAGATGGTAAAAAGCCTGAAACCGATGAGCTGAAGCTACTTAGAGACAAGCCATATACCATAGCAGGTATTATCTCTATCCCTGCTAGCACCACGATGATGACCAAAACAGGAAAGCCATTTGGTAGATTCACTGTGGAGGATTATACAGGTTCATTGGAAATCAATATGTTTGGCGAAAATTTCGAGAAATACAAGAGTATTTTGAGTAGAAAAGACCAATATGTTCTTTTAAAAGTAGCTCCAGAAAAACCCCGTTGGCGTGATGAGTTTGAACTCAAAATCAATGCTATAGAACTGTTATCTGAAGTGATGGAGAAATATGTAAGGAGAATTGACCTTAGCATCAAATTACATAATGTATCTTCTCAATTGATAGATAATCTGAATACTGTTATTGAAACCGGTGGTGGCAAAACGCCCATCAATGTGCAAGTTATCGATGAAAATAATGAGATATTACATATGAATATTCCTACTAAAGTAAACTCTAAGCATTTTATCAATGCGCTAAAAGATAATGAAGAATTAAGTATTCGGTTGGTGAAGTAATTGCGCGATATCTTTTTATATTATCTATAATAAATACTTATCCTTTAAGAAAAAAAACAGCCTTGAATTAAAATACAAGGCTGTTTTTTGTTTTTTCTATTCCCACTCAATGGTAGCAGGTGGTTTGGAACTGATATCGTAAACGACTCTATTTACTCCTTTAACTTTATTTATCACATCGTTGGAAACCTTGGCTAAAAACTCAAATGGTAGATGTGACCAATCGGCTGTCATTCCATCTGTTGATGAAACAGCTCTTAAGGCAACAACATTCTCGTAAGTTCTTTCATCACCCATAACTCCTACCGATTGGATAGGAAGGAACATGGCTCCTGCTTGCCAAACCATATCATAAAGACCATTGTCTTTCAAGCCTTGAATAAAGATATGATCTACCTCTTGAAGAATTCTCACTTTTTCCGGAGTAACATCTCCAAGAATTCGAATTCCTAAACCAGGACCTGGGAAAGGATGACGTTTGAGTAATTCAGATTTCATTTCCATAGCTCGTCCTACTCTTCTCACTTCATCTTTGAAAAGAGTTTTTAATGGCTCCACTATTTTTAACTTCATATAATCAGGTAAGCCCCCCACATTATGGTGAGATTTGATAGTTGCTGATGGGCCTTTTACACTAACCGATTCAATGATATCAGGATATATAGTACCTTGTGCCAACCATTTCACATCTTGAATAAGGTGAGCTTCATCATCAAATACTTCTATAAAAGTTTTGCCAATAGCTTTTCTTTTGCCTTCAGGATCGGTTAAACCTTCTAATGATTTATAGAATCTATCGGCAGAATCCACGCCTTT
Proteins encoded in this region:
- the dnaE gene encoding DNA polymerase III subunit alpha, whose product is MFLIYDTETTGLPKDYNAPITNSDNWPRMVQISWQLHDDKGQLVEVKNYIIKPEGYEIPYAVVKVHGITTERAEKQGVALSMVLDEFNETLKKTTFVVGHNIEFDNNIIGAEFHRKDIDTPLFERTSLDTKNESTNYCAIPGGKGGKFKWPKLGELHEKLFGEAFDMAHNAAADVEATARCFLELVRLKVIEAGKLHFSEEQFEAFQLANPNTIQAIGLNTQPYDAVDLDESDSPEISIQTELEKGTVKTKTILTGELKYSHLHLHTPYSILDGATSIPRLAEKALNDGMEAVAITDHGNMFGVKTFHKILTGKGLKPILGCEVYVARRGMHRKEAKIDGSGWHLVLLAKNRAGYQNLMRMVSLSWLEGNYYKPRIDKELLSQNSEGLIALSACLGGEVNQKLMNESQGEAEKAALWYKDLFGEDFYLELQRHQSGDPELDSKVYEDQVFVNQKLLEMGHKYGIKVVATNDVHFVNKEDSGAQDRLICISTGKNIDDPSRLRYSGQEWFKTQKEMIELFKDHPECIAHTQEIVDKVENYPLNSKPIMPDFTLPEGFTDENEYLRHIVYEGAHIRWGAVLTEELIERLDFELETIKKMGFPGYFLIVWDFLVAARNMGVVVGPGRGSAAGSAVAYSLRITEIDPVKYNLLFERFLNPDRVSMPDIDIDFDDEGRGRIMEWVVNKYGEKRVAHIVTFGSLAAKSAIRDVGRVQQYPLSETMLLQKLVPTRPGISLKDAFKEVPELNNIKRGKGEAADVLKYAEVLEGSVRNTGVHACGVIIGKEDLENYVPISTAKDSELKYVTQYDGKHVEDIGLLKMDFLGLKTLTIIKHAVENIKESKGVEIDIENVNLEDEKTYQLYSDGDTTGLFQFESAGMKKYLKELKPTRFEDLIAMNALYRPGPLEYIPSFVKRKNGLEPIEYDLPMMKEYLEETYGITVYQEQVMLLSRQLANFTRGQSDSLRKAMGKKIKAMMDELKVLFIEGCKANERFMKECTETKKNPDKLINKIWGDWEAFAKYAFNKSHATCYSYVSYQTAYLKAHYPAEFMAAVLSNNMSDIEKVTFFIDDCRNQGFKVLGPDINESGTNFAVNKDGDIRFGLNAIKGVGGAAADMIIEERRENGKYKGIFGMVKRVNLRSVNKKSLESMVYAGAFDSFEKTPRHVFFHMENGSTFLEKIIQYGHKFQAEQNSNQGSLFGDLGSVELPDPEIPETEPWSQLESLKRENDVVGFYLSGHPLDTYSMELKQFCNSDIKSFNAVMERLNQIVMNTEKDKDGKKPETDELKLLRDKPYTIAGIISIPASTTMMTKTGKPFGRFTVEDYTGSLEINMFGENFEKYKSILSRKDQYVLLKVAPEKPRWRDEFELKINAIELLSEVMEKYVRRIDLSIKLHNVSSQLIDNLNTVIETGGGKTPINVQVIDENNEILHMNIPTKVNSKHFINALKDNEELSIRLVK